From the genome of Bradyrhizobium sp. ORS 278:
CGGAATTGGCTGAAAAGTCAGACGCTTGGGTGAGGCACGGGCGGCTGCGCCCGGACGAAATCCGGCCCGTGTCTAGAGCATTTTGGGGGCGGATGGAAACCCCGATCTCGCATGGCGGCGCCCTCCCTCATGCGTCCATGAACACGGGATAGAGCGAGGCGAGCAGCAGCACCGCCATCACGATGTTGAAGCCGCGCACCGCGCGCTCGGAGCTGAGCAGCGGCCGCAGTGCGGTGCCGAACAGGGTCCAGGTGACGGTCGATCCGATCGCCATCACGAAGCTGATCGCGACCTGCAGCGCAACATTGGCGGGAAAGCGCGCGATCGCGGCATAGGCGGTGATGGTGCTGATCACCATCACCCAGCCCTTGGCGTTGACCCACTGAAACAGCGCCGCGCCCCAGAACGACATCGGCCCGCGCGGTGTGGCCTCTTCCGGCTTGGTTGACCCGGAGAACGCGATCGCAATCGCGAGATAAATCAGATAGGCGGCGCCGAGATACTTCAACACCTGCTGCAGCACCGGATAGGTGATGAACACCGTGGCGAGTCCGACGCCGACCGCGCCGACCATGAAGGCGAAGCCGAAGCTGATACCCATCATGTGCGGCACGGTGCGGCGGAAGCCGTAGGTGACGCCGGACGACAGCAGCATGATGTTGTTCGGCCCGGGGGTGAACGACATCACGAAGGCGAAGGTCACGAAGGCGATGAGGAGCTGCTGGGACATGGCTAGCGGTCCTCGTTGAAGCCGAGCGCAGGGGGCCTCATCGTTCGAGACGCGCCGCACGCGGCGCTCCTCACCATGAGGAGTGGCAGCGAGCCAGAAAACGACTCCTCATCCTGAGGAGCCCGCCGCAGGCGGGCGTCTCGAAGGATGGCCACACGCACCGGCCACGGCCCCACGTACGGCCGAGCAATCCCGTGAGATGACGGGATGCCCCCGCCTATGTTTGCCAAGTTCGCCACCGCCTCGCGCCTAGCCCTGCCCCGCCGGCTTCTGCAGCACGTAGGTGGCGTGCATGGGGGCGTGGTAGTCCGCAGACACCATCACGAAGCCGACTTCGCTCAGCATGCGCTCCATCACCCAGGCGAAGGTCGAGTTCTCGTCGCGCATATGGGTGATGACGCTGTCGCGGGCGAGGTCGTGGTTCTTGATGTTGAAATCGGCCCATTGCTCGACCGAGCGCTCGGCGCCGTCGGGCATTGCGACGTAGACGATGTCGCGCAAGAAGAATTGCGCGCCGGGCTTCAGCGCCGCGAAGATCCGCGCCAGCGCCACCGCCTTCCAGAAGTCGGGGAGGTGATGCAGCGTGAACTCGCTGGCGATCAGGTCATAGCTCGCTGGCTCGTAAGCGAACGACAACAGCCCGGCGGAATGCATCCGCACCGCGGTACGACGGTCGCGGGTGTAGATCCTGGTCAGCGCCAGCATCGCCGGCGAGATGTCGATGGCGTCGACGACCGCGCCCATCAGCGCCGCTTCCGTCGCCAGCACGCCGTTGCCGCAGCCGATGTCGGCCACCCGCCAGCCCGGCTTGACGCCAAGCATCTTCAACGCGGCGCGCGCGCGCTCGTCGGCATCATCGCCGGAGCCGTAGATCGAGGCCACCGCATGATCGAGCCCGATCCGGTTGCGTTCGTTGTAGTACCAGTCGCGCGCCAGCATGGCTCACATCCCTTCCGGTCCCCGCCCGATCGCCGCCACGCCCGTCCTGGCGACTTCGACCAGACCGAGCGGGCGCATCAGATCGATAAACTGATTGATCTTGTCGGTGTTGCCTGTGATCTCGAACACAAAGCTTTCCGTCGTGGCGTCGATGACGCGGGCGCGGAACGCATCCGCCAGCCGCAGCGCCTCGACCCGGGGATCGCCGGTGCCGCGCACCTTGACCATCGCGAGCTCACGCTCGATGGCGCGCTTGGTCAACGTCATGTCGACGACGCGATAGACCGGCACCATGCGGTCGAGCTGGTGCTTGATCTGCTGGATCACCATCGGCGTGCCCGTGGTCACGATGGTGATGCGCGACAGATGCTTCTGGCTCTCGGTCTCGGAGACGGTGAGGCTCTCGATGTTGTAGCCGCGCCCCGAGAACAGCCCGATGACGCGCGCGAGCACGCCGGGCTCGTTCTGCACCAGCACCGAGAGCGTGTGGGTCTCGTTGGGATCGTGGCGCTCTTCGATGAAGTAAGCGGAGGCTGGCTGGTTCATTGGTGTCCCCGTGGTGTGTCTCCCGTCATGCCCGCGCAGGCGGGCATCCAGTCAACGCCGGCAGTCGTGAGACTCACGGACGCCGCGGCGTACTGGATCGCCCGGTCAAGCCGGGCGATGACAGCGGTGGGTGTGGTGAGCGGAGTGCCCATCAAGACGCTCCTGCGATGTCTTCGGCGGCCGCCGGCATCACCCAGCGCCTGAACAGGTCGAGATCGATGTTGCCGCCGGTCAGCACCAGGCCGACGCGCTTGCCGGCGAGCTTGGGCTTCTCCTGCAACGCGGCGGCGAGCGACGCCGCGCCGGCGCCCTCGGCGACATTGTGCGTGTCGGTCCAGAAGATGCGGATGGCGTCGGCAATCTCGGCGTCGCTGACCTGCACGATGCGCGACGCGCCCTTCAGGATGATCGCGAGCGCATCGGCATCCGGGCTGCGAGTCGCGAGCCCGTCAGCGTGTGTGTCGGCGCTGTTGGTGGTCACGACGGTCCGCGCCGCGAACGACAGCGCATAGGACGGCGCGCCCGTCGACTGCACGCCGACGATCTCTGTCTTCAGCCCGAGCAGGTCGCGCGCCAGGATGCAGCCGCAGATGCCCGAGCCCTGCCCGACCGACACATAGAGCACGTCGAGATCAGGCGCCGCACGCAGCAGCTCCAGCGCGTAGGTCGCGACGCCGCGGACGATGTCCGAATGAAACGACGGCACCATGTGCAGGCCTTCGCGCGCGGCGCGGCGGATCGCCTCCTCGCGCGATTCCTGGAAGTCGCTGCCATGCTCGATCAGTTCAGCCCCAAACGCGGCCATCGCCCGGTTCTTCTCGACCGAGTTGCCCTCGGGCACGTAGATCGTTACCGGCAGGCCGTTGCGGCGGCCGGCGAACGCAATGCTCTGGCCGTGATTGCCGCGCGTTGCGGTGATCAGGCCGCGGACATCCGGATGAGTTCGCTTGAGGTTGTCGACATAGACCAACCCGCCGCGCACTTTGAAAGCGCCGGCCGGCGTATGGTTCTCGTGCTTGACGACCACATGCGTCCCCAGCCGCTGCGCCAGCAGCGGCCACGCATGCGTAGGCGTCGCCGGCACGGCCATGCCGACGATCGCGTGGGCCTGCTCCAACTCTGCTAGTGTGAACACAGCCGCCTCCTCATCACGACTGTCATGCCCGCGAAGGCGGGCATCCGGTACGCTGCGGCGGTCGTGGGACTCACCACGGCCGCGGCGTACTGGATCGCCCGGTCAAGCCGGGCGATGACAGCGGAGTGTGTCGAGCGAGTTATGCCCACGATCCGTCCTCACACCAGCGCCTTGCCGCCCGCGAACGCGGCGGCGGGATCGGACGCCTCGGCCGGCAGGATCATCTCGTTGTGCGCCTTGCCCGACGGGATCATCGGGAAGCAGTTCTCGAGCGCAGCAACGCGGCAGTCGAACAGCACCGGCTTCTTGACCGAGATCATCTCCTTGATCGCGCCGTCGAGATCACCGGGCTTGCTCACCTGCAACCCAACGCCGCCATAAGCCTCGGCGAGCTTGACGAAGTCCGGCAGCGCCTCCGAGTAGGAATGCGACAGGCGATTGCCGTGCAGGAGCTGCTGCCACTGCCGCACCATGCCCATGTACTGGTTGTTCAGGATGAAGATCTTGACCGGCAGCTCGTACTGCACGGCCGTCGACATCTCCTGCATCGTCATCTGCACCGAGGCGTCGCCGCCGATGTCGATGACCAGGCTGTCGGGATGCGCGACCTGCACGCCGATCGCCGCCGGCAGGCCGTAGCCCATGGTGCCGAGGCCGCCCGAGGTCATCCAGCGGTGCGGCTCCTCGAAGCCGTAGAACTGGGCCGCCCACATCTGGTGCTGGCCGACCTCGGTGGTGATGTAGGTGTCGCGCCCGCGCGTCAGTTCGAACAGCCGCTGGATCGCATATTGCGGCATGATGACGTCGCGGTTCGGCTTGTAGGCGAGCGAGTTGCGCGCGCGCCAGGTCGCGATCTGCTGCCACCACGCCTTGATGTCCGGCTTCTTCGCTTCCGCCTTGAACACCTGCAGGATGTCGGCGAGCACGTCGCCGCAATCGCCGATGATCGGGACGTCGACGCGGATGTTCTTGTTGATCGAGGACGGATCGATGTCGATGTGGATCTTCTTCGAGTTCGGCGAGAACGCATCGGTGCGGCCGGTGATGCGGTCGTCGAAGCGCGCGCCGACGCACAGCATGACGTCGCAATCATGCATCGTCATGTTGGCCTCGTAGGTGCCGTGCATGCCCAGCATGCCCAGCCAATTGGGACCCGACGCCGGATAGGCGCCCAGCCCCATCAGGGTCGAGGTGATCGGAAAGCCGGTGACCTCGACCAGCTCGCGCAGCAACCGCGACGCGTCAGGCCCCGAATTGATGACGCCGCCGCCTGAATAGATCACCGGCCGCTTGGCGGAGGCCAAGAGCGCGACGGCCTTGCGGATCTGC
Proteins encoded in this window:
- the ilvN gene encoding acetolactate synthase small subunit yields the protein MNQPASAYFIEERHDPNETHTLSVLVQNEPGVLARVIGLFSGRGYNIESLTVSETESQKHLSRITIVTTGTPMVIQQIKHQLDRMVPVYRVVDMTLTKRAIERELAMVKVRGTGDPRVEALRLADAFRARVIDATTESFVFEITGNTDKINQFIDLMRPLGLVEVARTGVAAIGRGPEGM
- a CDS encoding LysE family translocator, which codes for MSQQLLIAFVTFAFVMSFTPGPNNIMLLSSGVTYGFRRTVPHMMGISFGFAFMVGAVGVGLATVFITYPVLQQVLKYLGAAYLIYLAIAIAFSGSTKPEEATPRGPMSFWGAALFQWVNAKGWVMVISTITAYAAIARFPANVALQVAISFVMAIGSTVTWTLFGTALRPLLSSERAVRGFNIVMAVLLLASLYPVFMDA
- a CDS encoding acetolactate synthase 3 large subunit, whose product is MTDKSHDPNQMTGAAMIVRALIDHGVQHIFGYPGGAVLPIYDEIFQQSEVEHILVRHEQGAGHAAEGYARSTGKPGVVLVTSGPGATNMVTPLADAMMDSIPLVCITGQVPTHLIGNDAFQECDTVGITRPCTKHNWLVRNVNDLAKVLHEAFYVATSGRPGPVVVDVPKDVQFATGTYHPPRKSDVHISYAPRVKGDAMQIRKAVALLASAKRPVIYSGGGVINSGPDASRLLRELVEVTGFPITSTLMGLGAYPASGPNWLGMLGMHGTYEANMTMHDCDVMLCVGARFDDRITGRTDAFSPNSKKIHIDIDPSSINKNIRVDVPIIGDCGDVLADILQVFKAEAKKPDIKAWWQQIATWRARNSLAYKPNRDVIMPQYAIQRLFELTRGRDTYITTEVGQHQMWAAQFYGFEEPHRWMTSGGLGTMGYGLPAAIGVQVAHPDSLVIDIGGDASVQMTMQEMSTAVQYELPVKIFILNNQYMGMVRQWQQLLHGNRLSHSYSEALPDFVKLAEAYGGVGLQVSKPGDLDGAIKEMISVKKPVLFDCRVAALENCFPMIPSGKAHNEMILPAEASDPAAAFAGGKALV
- a CDS encoding class I SAM-dependent methyltransferase — its product is MLARDWYYNERNRIGLDHAVASIYGSGDDADERARAALKMLGVKPGWRVADIGCGNGVLATEAALMGAVVDAIDISPAMLALTRIYTRDRRTAVRMHSAGLLSFAYEPASYDLIASEFTLHHLPDFWKAVALARIFAALKPGAQFFLRDIVYVAMPDGAERSVEQWADFNIKNHDLARDSVITHMRDENSTFAWVMERMLSEVGFVMVSADYHAPMHATYVLQKPAGQG
- a CDS encoding threonine dehydratase; protein product: MFTLAELEQAHAIVGMAVPATPTHAWPLLAQRLGTHVVVKHENHTPAGAFKVRGGLVYVDNLKRTHPDVRGLITATRGNHGQSIAFAGRRNGLPVTIYVPEGNSVEKNRAMAAFGAELIEHGSDFQESREEAIRRAAREGLHMVPSFHSDIVRGVATYALELLRAAPDLDVLYVSVGQGSGICGCILARDLLGLKTEIVGVQSTGAPSYALSFAARTVVTTNSADTHADGLATRSPDADALAIILKGASRIVQVSDAEIADAIRIFWTDTHNVAEGAGAASLAAALQEKPKLAGKRVGLVLTGGNIDLDLFRRWVMPAAAEDIAGAS